The DNA sequence CCGAAACGATGAGCGTCATGCTCGCCGGTCACATCGACGAGATCGGGCTCATGGTCAACTACATCATGCCCGAGGGCTTCATCGCCTTCCAGGCCATAGGCGGCGTCGACGACGCCATCCTCCCCGGCATGCGCGTCGACGTGCATACCGCCGAAGGAGTGCTCCGCGGGCTCATCGGAAGGATGCCCATCCACCTGCTCGAAGAAGACGAGCGCAAGTCGATCACGAAGATGCACAAGCTCTTCATCGACCTAGGCCTTCCCGCCGAGGCGGTCAAGGAGCGGGTGCGCATCGGCGACCCCATCACCTTCGGCGTCGGCTTCGAGCTCATCGGCGAGGGGATGGCCGTCTCGCGCGGCTTCGACGACAAGGTGGGTGCGTTCATCTGCGCCGAGGTCTTGCGCCAGGTTGCCGAGAAGGGCGGCGCGCGCGTCGACCTGCTGGTCGCCGGCACCGTGCAGGAGGAGGTCGGCCTTCGCGGCGGCATCACCAGCGCGTACGGCGCCAACCCGACCGCCGGCATCGCCGTCGAGGTCGGCCACGCGACCGACTACCCCGACGTCGACAAGCGCAAGCACGGCGAGGTCGTGTGCGGGAAGGGCCCGGTCATCGCCCGCGGACCCAACATCAACCCGACGATCTTCGCTGGCCTGAGCCAGGCCGCCGAGAAGGCCGGGATCGAAGTGCAGTTCAACGGTGAGCCCCGAGGCACCGGCACCGACGCGAACGCGATCCAGCTTTCGCGCGGAGGCAAGGCCGCAGGCCTGGTAAGCATCCCGCTGCGCTACATGCACACCCCCAACGAGATGCTCGCCCTAGAAGACGTCCAGAGCACCATCGATCTGCTGACCGAGTACATCATTGGGCTGGATCCTGCGACGGACTTCATTCCGCGGGGGGCCTGATGCCCCGCGATCGCAAGATGATAGCCGGCAACAAGAAGGCGTATCACGACTACTTCATCGACGAGACTTTCGAGGCCGGCATCGAGCTTTCCGGCACCGAGGTCAAGTCGCTTAGGGACCGCGGCGCCAACCTGCGGGATTCCTACGCCAGCATCAAGCACGGCGAGATCTTCGTCCACGGCCTGCACATCGCACCATACTCGCATGGCAACCGCGCGAACTTGGACCCGATCCGGGTCAGGCGCCTTTTGCTGCACAAGAAGGAGATCCGCTACCTCGCAGGCAAAGTCTCCGAGCGCGGATCGACACTCGTGCCCACCAAGCTGTACTTCAACGCCGATAACCGCGCGAAGATCGAGATCGGACTCGCCCGAGGCAAGAAGCTCTACGACAAGCGTGCATCGATCGCCGAGCGCGACCA is a window from the Actinomycetota bacterium genome containing:
- the smpB gene encoding SsrA-binding protein SmpB, with amino-acid sequence MPRDRKMIAGNKKAYHDYFIDETFEAGIELSGTEVKSLRDRGANLRDSYASIKHGEIFVHGLHIAPYSHGNRANLDPIRVRRLLLHKKEIRYLAGKVSERGSTLVPTKLYFNADNRAKIEIGLARGKKLYDKRASIAERDQKRETERAMAERNRGG
- a CDS encoding M20/M25/M40 family metallo-hydrolase — encoded protein: ETMSVMLAGHIDEIGLMVNYIMPEGFIAFQAIGGVDDAILPGMRVDVHTAEGVLRGLIGRMPIHLLEEDERKSITKMHKLFIDLGLPAEAVKERVRIGDPITFGVGFELIGEGMAVSRGFDDKVGAFICAEVLRQVAEKGGARVDLLVAGTVQEEVGLRGGITSAYGANPTAGIAVEVGHATDYPDVDKRKHGEVVCGKGPVIARGPNINPTIFAGLSQAAEKAGIEVQFNGEPRGTGTDANAIQLSRGGKAAGLVSIPLRYMHTPNEMLALEDVQSTIDLLTEYIIGLDPATDFIPRGA